A part of Alphaproteobacteria bacterium genomic DNA contains:
- a CDS encoding universal stress protein, whose amino-acid sequence MYQNILFPVDVTEPSSWQASLSVAIEYARQFKATLHVLTIVPDLGMSIVAQYFPSNAEAKMIEETTAALHEFTAKHLPKDIAFRHIVAKGAVYQGVINTAEEIDADLILMEAHRPELKDYLLGPNAAKVVRHSKRSVLVVRAPN is encoded by the coding sequence ATGTATCAAAATATTTTATTTCCTGTCGATGTTACCGAACCTTCATCGTGGCAGGCATCACTGAGTGTTGCTATAGAATATGCGCGGCAGTTTAAAGCAACACTGCATGTGCTAACCATTGTACCAGATCTGGGAATGAGTATTGTTGCGCAGTATTTCCCCTCGAATGCAGAAGCAAAAATGATAGAGGAAACCACTGCTGCATTGCATGAATTTACAGCAAAGCACTTACCAAAAGATATTGCTTTTCGGCATATTGTAGCTAAAGGGGCTGTGTATCAGGGGGTGATTAATACCGCAGAAGAAATAGATGCGGATTTGATTTTGATGGAAGCACATCGACCAGAATTAAAAGATTATCTGCTGGGGCCTAATGCGGCAAAAGTGGTGCGCCATAGTAAACGGTCTGTTTTGGTAGTGCGTGCGCCTAATTAA